One window of Chloroflexus aggregans DSM 9485 genomic DNA carries:
- a CDS encoding ABC transporter ATP-binding protein: MNAIECHRLTRQFDQLVAVADLDLSIPASTIFGFLGPNGAGKTTTVRMLCALIAPSRGQARVAGFDVQTRAAAVRAVTGILTETPGLYDTLSAQENLLFFARLYGLSAAQAAERAAYYLRLFELWDRRNDPVGSFSKGMRQKLAIARALLHDPSVVFLDEPTSGLDPAAARSVRDLIKTLRAGGRTIFLTTHNLAEADELCDLIGVFRTRLISLDTPANLRARLFGNSVRVVLAGPAEPFIPMVRRLPFVVDVTAGERELLVRLPNPDQHNPELVRTLVAAGADICYLEPFTPSLETIYLELMQDTVTPAA; the protein is encoded by the coding sequence ATGAATGCCATCGAATGTCATCGTCTGACCCGCCAGTTCGATCAGCTTGTCGCTGTTGCCGATCTCGATCTGAGTATTCCGGCAAGTACCATTTTTGGTTTCCTTGGTCCGAACGGTGCCGGCAAAACCACTACCGTGCGTATGTTGTGTGCCCTGATTGCCCCTTCGCGTGGGCAGGCTCGCGTGGCTGGGTTCGATGTGCAAACCCGAGCAGCAGCCGTTCGTGCAGTAACCGGTATCTTGACCGAAACTCCCGGTCTGTACGATACGTTGAGTGCGCAGGAAAATCTGCTCTTCTTTGCCCGTCTGTACGGCCTCTCGGCGGCACAAGCTGCCGAACGCGCCGCTTATTATCTGCGTTTGTTTGAGTTATGGGATCGCCGGAATGATCCGGTCGGTAGCTTTTCAAAGGGGATGCGTCAAAAGCTGGCAATTGCTCGAGCATTACTCCACGATCCGTCGGTTGTCTTTCTCGATGAACCGACGTCAGGTCTCGATCCGGCAGCCGCCCGATCGGTACGCGATCTGATCAAGACGTTACGTGCCGGGGGACGTACCATCTTTCTTACTACCCACAATCTTGCCGAGGCTGATGAGTTGTGTGATTTGATCGGCGTCTTTCGTACCCGCCTGATCTCGCTTGATACTCCGGCTAATCTGCGCGCTCGCCTGTTTGGAAACAGTGTTCGGGTAGTGCTGGCCGGCCCAGCCGAGCCGTTCATACCGATGGTGCGTCGTTTGCCATTTGTTGTCGATGTGACCGCCGGTGAGCGAGAGCTGTTGGTGCGTCTTCCTAATCCCGATCAGCATAACCCGGAATTAGTGCGTACTCTGGTCGCTGCCGGTGCCGACATTTGTTATCTCGAGCCGTTTACGCCTTCGCTTGAGACGATCTATCTCGAGTTGATGCAGGACACAGTGACACCTGCTGCCTGA
- a CDS encoding ABC transporter permease subunit, with protein sequence MLASYSVVGEKNRRTLEPLLATPISVAELLLGKVLATILPGIGLTWLCALIFAAGLGFVAVDPIVPGLVLNLGWIVLLLLASPLLALISVALTVMVSSRVSDPRSAQQIAAVLIVPVMLLFFGQMLGFFVLNPLVSSVFSVVLLPVAVVLLSIATHVFQRETILTRWR encoded by the coding sequence GTGCTCGCCTCGTACAGCGTCGTGGGTGAAAAGAATCGTCGTACCCTTGAGCCGTTGCTCGCCACCCCTATTTCGGTTGCCGAGCTGCTGCTGGGGAAGGTGTTAGCGACAATCCTCCCCGGTATTGGTCTTACGTGGTTGTGCGCCTTGATCTTCGCTGCCGGCTTGGGTTTCGTAGCCGTCGACCCAATCGTGCCGGGATTAGTCCTCAATCTGGGCTGGATCGTACTGCTTTTGCTGGCTAGCCCGTTATTAGCCCTTATCTCGGTGGCCCTTACGGTGATGGTTTCGTCACGGGTAAGTGATCCGCGCAGTGCGCAGCAGATTGCTGCGGTCTTGATTGTGCCGGTGATGCTGCTCTTCTTCGGACAGATGCTCGGTTTCTTCGTACTGAATCCGTTGGTGTCGTCGGTCTTTTCGGTTGTATTGTTACCGGTGGCCGTTGTGTTACTCTCGATAGCGACTCACGTCTTTCAACGCGAGACCATTCTTACCCGTTGGCGCTGA
- a CDS encoding GAF domain-containing protein, with product MDNSTLPMYEVLTSQPPDLIGAVRETIPSIGMLIDALEQQSDPAVRLSLLRQIGAEWHACGGLAEVLTELGLHLAARLPMSQGVVVSELLLAFGAAQEEQRTREWEARLVARAAELDGLHRIISAANSTLDLDTSLQTVVETVAQVMNVEVCSIYLYDKHRDDLVLRATHGLNRAAVGQVVARLGEGVTGWAAQLGYPVAVSDVYQDPRYHREPQLGEEIFRSMLAVPIVLFSAERFQFSADKLQGVITVQTIAPRDFTQEEISFVEMAAGELAFFIANAQLYQQTDERLHQKLRELTTLQQVSKSIAEQIGLHDVLNLIVEKAVDLSKVDRAAIFQVGEDGNLKLVASYGGEGDGVRDLIIQTVRDGRPLAVMNAYQDARFPQLPDVARREGFHSLFCMPLRARGRTIGGICLYQREPHLFDYEQVRLLNTFADEAAIAIENARLYEESLRALRVKSALLQEMHHRVRNNLQTIAALLAMQLRRLDPASPGAKALRESAARIQAIAAIHNLLSRDDIGVTTVSAVARQVIESVQSTLFESDIRVEFTILGDEVRIGSRDATVLALVINELVDNALTHGLAAEGGRIEVEAVLEQGWVVLELRDDGPRHPPPPPRQSSGLGLQIIETLVIGDLGGTFSLIRDEEAGWMRAQVRFPQRIIEEDRLEV from the coding sequence ATGGATAATTCAACCCTACCGATGTATGAGGTGTTGACATCGCAGCCGCCCGATCTGATCGGTGCAGTTCGTGAGACGATCCCATCGATCGGGATGTTGATTGATGCGCTGGAGCAGCAATCCGACCCAGCAGTTCGGCTAAGTCTCCTCCGCCAGATCGGAGCTGAATGGCATGCATGTGGTGGTCTCGCCGAGGTATTGACCGAGTTAGGGTTACATTTGGCCGCGCGGCTACCGATGTCGCAAGGGGTTGTGGTCAGTGAATTACTGCTGGCGTTTGGCGCTGCTCAGGAAGAACAACGCACGCGCGAGTGGGAAGCTCGGCTGGTAGCGCGGGCCGCCGAGCTAGACGGTCTACATCGCATTATCTCTGCCGCCAATTCCACCCTTGATCTCGATACATCCTTACAGACGGTGGTAGAGACGGTCGCACAGGTAATGAATGTTGAGGTCTGTTCGATTTATCTCTACGATAAGCACCGTGATGATCTCGTATTGCGTGCAACTCACGGCCTCAATCGAGCAGCCGTCGGCCAGGTTGTGGCGCGTTTGGGCGAAGGGGTTACCGGTTGGGCCGCTCAATTGGGGTATCCGGTGGCCGTGAGTGATGTTTATCAAGACCCACGCTATCATCGTGAGCCGCAGTTGGGCGAAGAGATTTTTCGCTCGATGCTTGCCGTCCCGATTGTGCTCTTTTCGGCAGAACGCTTTCAGTTTAGTGCCGACAAGTTGCAAGGCGTTATTACCGTGCAAACGATTGCACCCCGCGACTTCACCCAAGAAGAGATTTCATTTGTCGAGATGGCTGCCGGCGAGTTGGCCTTCTTTATTGCCAATGCGCAACTGTACCAGCAGACCGACGAGCGCCTCCATCAAAAATTGCGTGAGTTGACGACCCTCCAACAGGTGTCGAAATCAATTGCCGAGCAGATCGGTTTGCACGATGTCCTGAACCTGATCGTCGAAAAAGCCGTCGATCTGTCGAAAGTGGATCGGGCGGCGATCTTTCAGGTCGGTGAAGACGGCAATTTGAAGCTGGTTGCCAGTTATGGCGGTGAAGGAGATGGCGTGCGCGATTTGATCATTCAAACCGTGCGTGATGGTCGGCCACTGGCCGTGATGAATGCGTATCAAGACGCACGTTTTCCGCAGTTGCCAGATGTAGCACGGCGCGAAGGTTTTCACTCGCTCTTCTGTATGCCGCTCCGCGCCCGTGGCCGTACTATTGGCGGTATCTGTCTCTACCAACGCGAGCCGCACCTGTTTGATTACGAGCAGGTGCGCTTACTCAATACGTTTGCCGATGAAGCGGCAATCGCAATCGAAAATGCTCGCCTGTACGAAGAGAGCCTCCGCGCATTGCGCGTCAAATCGGCTCTGCTTCAAGAGATGCATCATCGTGTGCGCAATAATCTCCAGACCATCGCCGCTTTGTTGGCAATGCAATTGCGTCGCCTCGATCCGGCTAGTCCGGGCGCCAAGGCATTGCGTGAGAGCGCTGCACGGATTCAGGCGATTGCCGCCATCCATAATCTGCTGTCGCGCGATGATATTGGCGTAACGACGGTCAGTGCCGTTGCGCGGCAAGTGATCGAGAGTGTGCAAAGTACGCTCTTCGAGAGCGATATTCGCGTCGAATTCACCATTCTCGGCGATGAGGTGCGAATCGGCTCACGCGATGCTACTGTCCTGGCACTCGTGATTAACGAGTTGGTAGATAATGCACTGACCCACGGTTTGGCCGCGGAAGGTGGGCGCATCGAGGTGGAAGCGGTGCTTGAGCAAGGTTGGGTTGTTCTCGAGTTGCGCGATGATGGCCCACGTCATCCACCACCACCGCCACGGCAAAGTAGTGGTTTGGGGTTGCAGATTATTGAAACGTTAGTAATCGGCGATTTAGGGGGGACCTTTAGCCTCATTCGTGATGAGGAAGCCGGTTGGATGCGCGCACAGGTTCGTTTCCCCCAACGGATTATCGAAGAGGACCGGCTGGAAGTGTAG
- a CDS encoding TerC family protein, whose protein sequence is MDTTVWAWIGFHAIVFLVLALDLGVFHRRSHRVSVREAGIWTLVWITLSLVFNGLIWLWRGPGDALNFLTGYLVEYSLSVDNIFVFVLLFSYFRVPPQYQHRVLFWGILGALLMRGTMILLGAALVERFEWILYLFGAFLLVTGVRLIFQDDDPDVDPQRNPLVAIARRLLPITPEMQGDRFFVRDSGRFSATPLFLVLLIVESTDLIFAVDSIPAIFGITHDPFIVYTSNICAILGLRSLYFLLAGVMESFYYLRYGLAIILSFIGVKMLTPLVTGWFLGGHGLHIPNTISLAVIALTLITAIAASIIRSRRLMTATDSY, encoded by the coding sequence GTGGATACAACAGTGTGGGCGTGGATCGGGTTCCACGCAATCGTATTTTTGGTTTTAGCCCTCGATTTGGGGGTGTTTCATCGCCGTTCGCATCGCGTGTCGGTGCGTGAGGCCGGTATCTGGACGTTGGTATGGATTACGTTATCGTTGGTGTTTAACGGTTTGATCTGGCTCTGGCGTGGGCCTGGAGATGCGCTCAATTTTCTTACCGGTTATTTAGTCGAGTATTCGCTAAGTGTTGATAATATTTTTGTCTTTGTTTTGCTGTTTAGCTATTTTCGCGTTCCGCCACAATATCAACATCGAGTACTCTTCTGGGGAATTCTGGGTGCGCTGCTCATGCGCGGTACGATGATCCTGCTCGGTGCAGCCCTCGTTGAACGGTTTGAGTGGATTCTCTACCTGTTCGGTGCGTTTCTCCTTGTAACCGGGGTGCGTCTCATCTTCCAAGACGACGACCCCGACGTCGATCCACAACGCAATCCACTCGTCGCCATTGCGCGTCGGTTGCTGCCTATCACCCCGGAGATGCAAGGCGACCGGTTTTTTGTCCGTGACTCGGGACGCTTTAGCGCTACCCCCCTCTTCTTAGTGCTGCTGATCGTCGAAAGCACCGACCTCATCTTCGCCGTCGACTCGATCCCGGCAATTTTTGGGATTACGCACGATCCCTTTATTGTCTATACGTCAAATATCTGTGCGATACTTGGCCTACGCTCACTCTACTTCTTGCTCGCCGGCGTGATGGAGTCATTCTATTATCTGCGTTACGGGCTGGCGATTATCCTTTCGTTTATTGGGGTCAAGATGCTCACACCGTTGGTCACCGGTTGGTTCTTAGGAGGTCACGGTCTTCATATTCCGAATACCATCTCGCTGGCCGTTATTGCTTTGACCCTGATCACAGCAATCGCTGCATCGATTATTCGTTCACGGCGATTAATGACTGCGACCGACTCATATTAA
- a CDS encoding peptidoglycan recognition protein family protein yields MPDFPTEGSPPFINRMLTIAEWRKYVANYDFGRLTPSRLVLHHTYRPDETTWRGLTTMRGIQKFYAGKGWTAGPHIFAAPDGIWLATPMSQIGIHAGTGNGSLTQGWYSIGLEMVGYFDKVLPSGKVWEHSVAVMGELSRRLQIPPRQLISFHRDYTNQKSCPGWAVTKEWVWSQVEAYLNNTTPPPPPPPGPIGDPTPDEERLIEALLEEGYKPKTNGQGYNADWAFHQYALEHQLGMPMGPSTRITVGGKVYNYQPFARDTLYCEVPNWGDVKTLSDLLGGSIPPNGLGRALLEATYQAGGSPFRPDWAFHQYAVINRLGPPVGKSAQITVDGKQYAYQAFAVDTLYNLVPNWQDVRRLSQLTATDPATVKLRDALLTETYKQAGTTYRPDWAFHQLARQWAIGVPLANSYQITIEKTTYALQPFALDVLYNVVPKWSEVKRLSELARRHGMPILGVAMAAPVVEIPRHALTPPSDGDFTITQITPPAQAFGERNGERVSLVILHAIPGPVKEIIETMTDFNARFATHYLIGLDGRIYRLVDEAKAAWHAGFATGGGTRYNLNRISIGIALERPAGWPASCVAGDTDAQVRALRWLLRQLDGRYRLDPDAIVLWSSLAGSDEEALAGLPLGALREALMG; encoded by the coding sequence ATGCCGGATTTTCCTACCGAAGGCTCACCACCCTTTATCAACCGGATGTTAACGATTGCCGAGTGGCGTAAGTACGTAGCGAACTACGATTTTGGCCGTCTGACACCTAGCCGGCTGGTGCTCCACCACACCTATCGCCCCGATGAAACGACGTGGCGTGGGTTGACTACGATGCGCGGCATACAAAAGTTTTATGCCGGCAAGGGTTGGACTGCCGGCCCACATATCTTTGCCGCGCCTGACGGGATTTGGTTGGCGACGCCGATGTCGCAGATCGGTATTCACGCCGGTACCGGGAATGGGTCGTTGACCCAAGGCTGGTACTCAATCGGCCTCGAGATGGTGGGTTATTTCGATAAAGTGTTGCCATCCGGGAAGGTCTGGGAGCATTCGGTAGCAGTAATGGGCGAACTTTCGCGGCGGCTCCAGATTCCACCGCGGCAATTGATCTCATTCCATCGAGATTACACTAATCAAAAAAGCTGTCCCGGCTGGGCCGTTACCAAAGAATGGGTTTGGTCACAGGTAGAGGCATATCTCAACAATACTACCCCGCCGCCACCACCACCCCCTGGCCCCATCGGCGATCCGACCCCCGACGAGGAGCGATTGATCGAGGCTTTGCTCGAAGAGGGGTACAAGCCGAAAACGAATGGTCAGGGTTACAATGCCGATTGGGCGTTTCATCAGTATGCCCTCGAGCATCAGCTCGGCATGCCAATGGGACCAAGCACGCGGATAACGGTCGGTGGCAAGGTCTATAATTACCAGCCATTCGCCCGTGATACGCTCTACTGCGAAGTCCCTAATTGGGGTGATGTGAAGACGCTCAGCGATCTACTTGGTGGGAGTATCCCACCGAATGGGTTGGGGCGTGCCTTGCTCGAAGCGACGTATCAGGCCGGTGGTTCACCGTTCCGCCCCGATTGGGCCTTTCACCAATATGCGGTTATTAACCGGTTGGGGCCACCGGTTGGCAAAAGCGCTCAAATTACCGTTGACGGCAAGCAGTATGCGTATCAAGCCTTTGCCGTCGATACACTGTACAACCTTGTGCCGAATTGGCAAGATGTGCGCCGGTTGAGTCAGCTCACGGCTACCGATCCGGCAACCGTCAAGTTGCGCGATGCATTGCTCACCGAGACGTACAAGCAAGCTGGTACGACGTATCGTCCCGACTGGGCCTTTCACCAACTGGCCCGTCAGTGGGCGATCGGTGTGCCATTGGCCAATAGCTATCAGATCACTATTGAAAAGACAACCTACGCGCTGCAACCATTTGCGCTCGATGTGCTTTACAACGTGGTGCCAAAATGGAGTGAGGTGAAACGTCTCAGTGAGTTGGCACGCCGGCATGGGATGCCGATCCTCGGTGTAGCTATGGCTGCGCCGGTTGTGGAGATACCGAGACATGCTTTAACCCCGCCAAGTGATGGCGATTTTACCATTACACAGATCACACCGCCGGCGCAAGCCTTCGGTGAGCGTAATGGTGAGCGAGTCAGTCTGGTCATTCTCCACGCTATTCCCGGCCCTGTCAAAGAGATAATTGAGACCATGACCGACTTCAATGCGCGGTTTGCTACTCATTATCTGATCGGGCTTGATGGGCGTATCTACCGGCTTGTCGATGAGGCAAAGGCGGCATGGCATGCCGGGTTTGCCACCGGCGGCGGCACCCGCTACAATCTCAACCGGATCAGTATTGGCATTGCCCTTGAGCGTCCGGCGGGATGGCCGGCGTCGTGCGTCGCCGGTGATACCGATGCGCAGGTACGTGCGTTGCGCTGGCTGCTGCGCCAGCTCGATGGCCGTTACCGGCTCGATCCCGATGCGATTGTGCTCTGGTCGAGTCTGGCCGGTAGCGATGAAGAGGCGTTGGCCGGATTGCCGCTCGGTGCGTTACGCGAGGCGTTGATGGGCTGA
- a CDS encoding choice-of-anchor Q domain-containing protein, translating to MLTIFRHTSINAPRYRFILWLSVVVLIFIGQPTPPVGAQSKVVGNGTPASCTATALAAQVVGGGTINFNCGPNPHTIVLSAPLIITAPQTIIDGGGRITLQGNNSRLIDHYTTGFIGASRLEVRNLTIIGGRASGGGTDESAVNGSGGAIRSYFAAANPTFTPTLVIDRVTFRDNQTTLNSVPAGRDAYDYGGGAIYSRGGAVIVTNSRFESNHANNGAGGAIHLLQSSLSVEDTVFVGNTAIGARPQDSFGGAISADGLGGANRRLRVVRCLFQDNQTYNSGGAIHANMYEDSSGLEVIDSAFLNNAVIGGSRGQGGAIGGGGSANGSGTGNPSVLISGSLFHANRARRTPGADGNPREDGSGGAVAFPQQVTLRIVNTTFVANRAEGSGFNANGGALYVINSRPAPFVIETSTFAENYAGWVGGAISHSGNGSVSNSLFVNNTAGNGGNGWNIQQHCSRELTHDGRSLQYPPRLTGANFWNDVTCFAGKSAPNQTNDPQFRDPMLRALANNGGPTQTMAIPADSPARDAGAACPATDQRGVTRPQLAACDLGAFEVQVSLVATPSLLARNQSALLLLLHGVDFAATTQALVNGQPRPTTLIDEQTLRVALVASDVADLGTLTISLSGPGSVVGTTQVRVVETVFTVYAPLTSR from the coding sequence ATGTTGACCATCTTTCGTCACACTTCCATCAACGCTCCGCGCTACCGGTTCATCCTTTGGCTAAGTGTAGTCGTGCTCATCTTCATCGGTCAGCCGACACCACCGGTCGGTGCGCAATCGAAGGTCGTCGGCAATGGCACGCCGGCCAGTTGCACCGCTACCGCACTGGCCGCGCAAGTGGTCGGCGGTGGTACCATCAACTTCAACTGCGGACCTAACCCGCACACTATCGTCCTCTCTGCGCCATTGATCATCACCGCACCGCAGACAATCATTGACGGTGGTGGACGGATCACGTTGCAAGGCAACAATAGTCGGCTCATCGACCACTACACCACCGGTTTTATCGGAGCGAGCCGGCTAGAAGTGCGCAACCTGACCATCATTGGCGGCAGAGCCAGCGGCGGCGGCACCGATGAATCGGCCGTCAATGGCAGCGGTGGCGCGATCCGGAGCTACTTCGCGGCGGCGAACCCTACGTTTACCCCAACGTTGGTGATCGATCGCGTGACCTTTCGCGATAATCAGACGACGCTCAATTCGGTGCCGGCGGGCCGCGATGCTTACGATTACGGCGGCGGCGCGATCTATAGTCGCGGCGGGGCCGTGATTGTCACCAACAGCCGGTTTGAAAGCAATCACGCCAACAATGGCGCCGGCGGCGCGATCCACCTGTTGCAAAGCAGTTTGTCGGTGGAGGATACCGTCTTTGTGGGTAACACCGCCATCGGCGCCCGCCCGCAAGATAGCTTTGGCGGCGCGATTTCGGCTGATGGCTTGGGCGGCGCTAACCGCCGTTTGCGGGTGGTGCGCTGCCTGTTTCAAGATAACCAAACCTACAATTCTGGCGGCGCGATTCACGCCAATATGTACGAAGACAGCAGCGGCCTTGAGGTGATTGATAGTGCATTCCTCAACAACGCGGTGATCGGCGGTAGTCGCGGCCAAGGTGGCGCGATCGGCGGCGGCGGATCAGCCAATGGCTCCGGCACTGGCAACCCTAGCGTGTTGATCAGTGGCAGCCTGTTTCACGCCAACCGCGCCCGCCGCACGCCGGGGGCTGATGGCAATCCGCGCGAAGATGGCTCTGGCGGCGCAGTGGCGTTTCCCCAACAAGTTACCCTGCGGATCGTCAATACAACCTTTGTGGCGAATCGGGCAGAAGGTAGCGGGTTCAATGCGAATGGTGGTGCATTATACGTGATCAACAGTCGGCCTGCGCCATTTGTTATCGAGACAAGTACCTTCGCCGAGAACTATGCCGGTTGGGTTGGAGGGGCAATCAGCCATTCCGGTAACGGCAGCGTGAGCAACAGCCTGTTTGTCAATAACACAGCCGGCAATGGTGGCAATGGCTGGAACATTCAGCAACACTGTTCGCGCGAGCTGACCCACGATGGTCGCAGTTTGCAGTACCCGCCGCGCTTGACCGGTGCGAATTTCTGGAATGATGTCACCTGTTTTGCCGGTAAGAGCGCGCCTAACCAAACCAATGACCCACAGTTTCGCGATCCCATGCTGCGTGCGCTGGCCAACAACGGTGGGCCAACCCAGACGATGGCGATTCCCGCCGATAGCCCGGCCCGCGATGCCGGCGCTGCCTGTCCGGCAACCGATCAACGTGGTGTTACTCGCCCGCAGCTTGCAGCCTGCGATCTAGGTGCGTTCGAGGTGCAAGTATCATTGGTTGCTACACCATCGTTGCTCGCCCGTAATCAATCGGCGCTGTTGCTCCTCCTTCACGGGGTTGATTTCGCAGCGACGACCCAGGCATTGGTAAACGGTCAACCTCGTCCAACGACCCTGATCGATGAGCAGACCTTGCGTGTCGCACTGGTGGCGAGTGATGTTGCCGATCTCGGCACGCTCACCATCAGTCTCAGTGGGCCGGGTAGCGTTGTGGGAACGACGCAGGTACGAGTCGTCGAAACAGTCTTTACCGTCTATGCGCCGCTGACATCTCGGTAG
- a CDS encoding PstS family phosphate ABC transporter substrate-binding protein, whose amino-acid sequence MVSGTKRWVYGLMLMALIIPMIAACGGQPAAQPTAAPAPTAAPAPTAAPATQATTAPAPTAAPASDLATLSGDILIDGSSTVYPVTAAAAEEFSKKAPNVRVSVGISGTGGGFKKFCNGETDISNASRPIREEEQAICAQNGIEFIELPVAYDGLSVVVNPQNDWATCLTVAELKKMWEPDAQGKITNWNQIRDGFPNRPLVLLGAGTDSGTFDYFTEAIMGKAKASRGDYQATEDDNVTITGVSGDLNALGYLGYAYVVENPGKIKPIAIDGGKGCVEPSFETIANGTYVPLSRPLFIYVRKEAAERPEVQAFINFYLGEEFTPLIQTPQVGYVALSQELYRAIAKRFNDRVLGTLVRPGEEVGLTLDRYLTGQLPQSGPTFDYAALSGDILIDGSSTVYPVTAAAAEEFAQKAPNVRVSVGISGTGGGFKKFCNGETDISNASRPIREEEQAICAQNGIEFIELPVAYDGLSVVVNPQNDWATCLTVAELKKMWEPDAQGKITNWNQIRDGFPNRPLVLLGAGTDSGTFDYFTEAIMGKAKASRGDYQATEDDNVTITGVSGDLNALGYLGYAYVVENPGKIKPIAIDGGKGCVEPSFETIANGTYVPLSRPLFIYVRKEAAERPEVQAFINFYLGEEFTPLIQTPQVGYVALSQELYRAIAKRFNDRVLGTLVKPGEEVGLTLDRYLGK is encoded by the coding sequence ATGGTAAGTGGTACGAAACGGTGGGTCTATGGCCTTATGCTCATGGCGCTGATCATTCCAATGATCGCAGCGTGTGGTGGACAACCGGCGGCGCAGCCGACGGCAGCCCCGGCTCCGACGGCAGCCCCGGCTCCGACGGCGGCACCGGCAACTCAGGCAACAACAGCCCCGGCTCCGACGGCGGCACCGGCTTCTGATCTTGCTACACTCAGTGGCGACATCCTGATCGACGGGTCATCGACGGTGTACCCGGTGACGGCGGCAGCGGCGGAGGAGTTTTCCAAAAAGGCACCGAATGTGCGGGTGAGCGTCGGTATTTCGGGTACCGGTGGTGGGTTCAAGAAGTTCTGCAACGGCGAGACGGACATCTCGAACGCCTCGCGCCCAATTCGGGAGGAGGAGCAGGCAATCTGCGCGCAGAACGGGATCGAGTTCATCGAGCTGCCGGTGGCGTATGACGGGTTGTCGGTGGTGGTGAACCCGCAGAACGACTGGGCGACCTGTCTGACGGTGGCCGAATTGAAGAAGATGTGGGAGCCGGATGCGCAGGGGAAGATTACGAACTGGAACCAGATTCGGGACGGCTTCCCGAACCGACCGCTCGTGCTGCTGGGTGCCGGTACCGACTCGGGGACGTTCGACTACTTCACCGAGGCGATTATGGGTAAGGCGAAGGCGAGCCGAGGCGACTATCAGGCGACCGAAGACGACAATGTGACGATTACCGGGGTCAGCGGTGACCTGAACGCACTCGGTTATCTGGGCTACGCCTACGTCGTAGAGAACCCGGGCAAGATCAAGCCAATCGCGATTGACGGCGGCAAGGGGTGTGTGGAGCCGAGCTTCGAGACGATTGCCAACGGTACATACGTTCCACTGTCACGGCCGTTGTTCATCTACGTGCGCAAAGAGGCGGCGGAGCGGCCAGAGGTACAGGCATTCATCAACTTCTACCTCGGTGAAGAGTTCACGCCGCTGATCCAAACCCCGCAGGTTGGCTATGTCGCGCTGTCGCAGGAGCTCTACCGGGCAATTGCCAAGCGCTTCAACGACCGTGTCCTCGGTACGTTAGTTCGCCCCGGTGAAGAGGTTGGTCTGACCCTGGATCGCTATCTTACCGGTCAGTTGCCGCAGTCGGGACCGACCTTTGATTACGCAGCACTCAGCGGTGATATTCTGATCGACGGGTCATCGACGGTGTACCCGGTGACGGCGGCAGCGGCGGAGGAGTTTGCCCAGAAAGCGCCGAATGTACGGGTGAGCGTCGGTATTTCGGGCACCGGTGGTGGCTTTAAGAAGTTCTGCAACGGCGAGACGGACATCTCGAACGCCTCGCGCCCAATTCGGGAGGAGGAGCAGGCAATCTGCGCGCAGAACGGGATCGAGTTCATCGAGCTGCCGGTGGCGTATGACGGGTTGTCGGTGGTGGTGAACCCGCAGAACGACTGGGCGACCTGTCTGACGGTGGCCGAATTGAAGAAGATGTGGGAGCCGGATGCGCAGGGGAAGATTACGAACTGGAACCAGATTCGGGACGGCTTCCCGAACCGACCGCTCGTGCTGCTGGGTGCCGGTACCGACTCGGGGACGTTCGACTACTTCACCGAGGCGATTATGGGTAAGGCGAAGGCGAGCCGAGGCGACTATCAGGCGACCGAAGACGACAATGTGACGATTACCGGGGTCAGCGGTGACCTGAACGCACTCGGTTATCTGGGCTACGCCTACGTCGTAGAGAACCCGGGCAAGATCAAGCCAATCGCGATTGACGGCGGCAAGGGGTGTGTGGAGCCGAGCTTCGAGACGATTGCCAACGGTACATACGTTCCACTGTCACGGCCGTTGTTCATCTACGTGCGCAAAGAGGCGGCGGAGCGGCCAGAGGTACAGGCATTCATCAACTTCTACCTCGGTGAAGAGTTCACGCCGCTGATCCAAACCCCGCAGGTTGGCTATGTCGCGCTGTCGCAGGAGCTCTACCGGGCAATTGCCAAGCGCTTCAACGACCGTGTCTTGGGTACGCTTGTAAAGCCCGGTGAGGAAGTTGGCTTGACCCTCGATCGGTACTTGGGCAAGTAA